A section of the Malania oleifera isolate guangnan ecotype guangnan chromosome 2, ASM2987363v1, whole genome shotgun sequence genome encodes:
- the LOC131148404 gene encoding pollen-specific leucine-rich repeat extensin-like protein 3, whose translation MQALGCFLLLSLSLSLSSLSISLALSNAEATFIVRRQLLTHPENDDLPHDFEYELDLVETPANLRLRKAYIALQALKKAIYSDPYNTTGNWVGANVCEYNGVFCAAALDDPKLSVVAGVDLNHADIAGYLPVELGLLADMALFHINSNRFCGIIPNTFSRLKLLHELDVSNNRFVGPFPKVVLSIPSLKYLDIRFNDFEGKLPSELFEKDLDALFLNHNRFTSTIPESLGNSPVSVLVLANNKFTGCIPSSIGKMNNTLNEIVFLNNHLHGCLPPEIGSLGNVTVFDGSGNSFSGVLPNSFFGLEKLEHLNLAHNVLTGFVPEKICKLPTLLNFTFSKNYFRGEASACVPESKKDTIVLDDAGNCLPDRPKQKSTKSCLPVVSRPVDCSKAKCGGSHGHFSSPKPKPPPTPSPKLKPSPVPSTPATPPPSPKPKPSPVPVPAPPKAPTPSPPPVPCPPQSSKPSPSPVSNTPRPSKPSPAPEDDPFKNSPVERFRSPPPPVKTVPPSPKPAKSPPSSVSPPPVVHSPPPPVQSPPPPPPVHSPPPPIRSPPPPVHSPPPPVRSPPPPVNSPPPPVRSPPPPVHSPPPPKQSPPPPPQVRSPPPPVHSPPPPTASPPPPVHSPPPPVHSPPPPVHSPPPPIHSPPPPVHSPSPPIRSPPPPLVSSPPPVFSPPPPPAQSLPPPPVRSPPPPGHSPPPPVHSPPPPVHSPPPPPIHSPPPPVRSPPPPIRSPPPPPVSSPPPPVFSPLPPPAQSLPPPPSQSSPPPPPTASSPPPSYDDNIILPPNFGSEYSSPPPPTFPGY comes from the coding sequence ATGCAGGCCTTGGGCTGCTTtctccttctctccctctccctctccctctcttcccttTCCATCTCCTTGGCCTTGTCCAATGCCGAGGCCACCTTCATCGTCCGTCGCCAGCTCTTGACGCATCCGGAGAACGATGATCTTCCCCATGACTTCGAATACGAGCTCGACTTGGTTGAGACTCCTGCCAACTTGAGGCTTCGAAAGGCCTACATTGCCCTCCAGGCACTCAAAAAGGCCATATATTCTGATCCCTATAACACAACCGGCAATTGGGTTGGTGCCAATGTGTGTGAGTACAATGGTGTCTTCTGCGCCGCGGCTCTAGATGACCCCAAATTGAGCGTGGTCGCCGGTGTCGACCTCAACCATGCCGACATCGCCGGGTACCTCCCGGTTGAGCTCGGGCTCTTGGCGGATATGGCTCTCTTCCATATTAACTCAAACAGGTTCTGTGGGATTATCCCCAATACCTTCTCCAGGCTGAAACTGCTCCACGAGCTTGATGTGAGCAACAACCGCTTCGTTGGTCCTTTCCCCAAGGTCGTTCTCTCCATCCCATCGCTCAAATACCTTGACATCAGATTCAATGATTTCGAAGGTAAATTGCCGTCGGAGCTTTTCGAGAAGGATTTGGATGCTCTGTTTCTCAACCACAATCGCTTCACTTCCACCATTCCTGAAAGCTTGGGAAATTCCCCTGTTTCGGTTCTAGTTCTCGCCAACAACAAGTTCACCGGCTGCATCCCAAGCAGCATTGGCAAGATGAACAACACGTTGAACGAGATCGTCTTCTTGAACAACCACCTTCACGGGTGCTTGCCACCGGAAATTGGGTCGCTCGGGAACGTGACGGTGTTTGACGGCAGCGGGAACTCCTTCTCCGGTGTATTGCCGAATAGCTTCTTCGGGTTGGAGAAGTTGGAGCACTTGAATTTGGCGCACAATGTGTTGACCGGGTTCGTGCCGGAGAAGATTTGCAAGTTGCCGACCTTGTTGAACTTCACGTTTTCGAAGAATTATTTCAGGGGAGAGGCTTCCGCCTGCGTGCCGGAGTCGAAGAAAGACACTATTGTGTTGGATGATGCCGGGAACTGCTTGCCGGATCGCCCCAAGCAGAAGTCGACGAAGTCGTGCTTGCCGGTGGTGAGTCGGCCGGTGGATTGCAGCAAGGCCAAGTGCGGAGGCAGCCATGGCCACTTTTCTTCTCCCAAGCCGAAACCGCCACCCACTCCTTCGCCGAAGCTAAAACCATCTCCGGTCCCTTCGACCCCGGCGACTCCACCACCTTCGCCGAAGCCGAAACCATCTCCGGTGCCAGTTCCAGCCCCGCCCAAGGCTCCAACACCATCTCCCCCGCCGGTCCCTTGTCCTCCACAATCTTCAAAGCCATCTCCCTCACCAGTTTCTAATACTCCGAGGCCTTCAAAGCCGTCACCGGCGCCCGAAGACGACCCGTTTAAAAACTCTCCCGTTGAAAGGTTTCGCTCACCTCCTCCGCCGGTTAAGACCGTTCCGCCGTCACCAAAACCAGCCAAGTCACCACCATCATCAGTTTCCCCACCTCCTGTGGTGCATTCACCTCCACCACCAGTTCAATCGCCACCACCCCCACCACCAGTTCACTCTCCCCCACCACCAATCCGCTCTCCTCCACCACCCGTCCACTCTCCTCCACCACCCGTCCGTTCTCCGCCGCCACCGGTGAACTCCCCCCCGCCGCCGGTCCGCTCTCCCCCACCACCAGTCCACTCTCCACCTCCACCGAAGCAGTCACCACCCCCACCTCCACAGGTCCGTTCCCCCCCACCACCGGTCCACTCCCCTCCGCCGCCAACTGCCTCTCCCCCACCACCGGTCCACTCCCCTCCGCCACCAGTTCACTCCCCTCCACCACCAGTCCACTCACCTCCACCCCCAATCCACTCCCCTCCTCCGCCGGTCCACTCTCCTTCACCACCAATTCGCTCCCCCCCGCCACCACTCGTTTCCTCTCCACCACCGGTTTTCTCACCACCACCACCGCCCGCCCAATCACTACCACCCCCACCAGTTCGCTCCCCTCCACCACCAGGCCACTCACCTCCACCCCCAGTCCACTCCCCTCCTCCGCCGGTCCACTCACCTCCTCCACCCCCAATCCACTCCCCTCCTCCGCCGGTCCGCTCTCCTCCACCACCAATTCGCTCCCCACCGCCACCACCCGTTTCCTCTCCTCCACCACCGGTTTTCTCACCACTACCACCGCCCGCCCAATCCCTGCCACCTCCACCATCTCaatcttctcctcctcctcctcctactGCCTCTTCCCCACCACCGAGCTACGACGACAACATCATCCTCCCGCCAAACTTCGGATCGGAGTACTCGTCGCCGCCTCCGCCAACATTCCCAGGCTATTGA